A genome region from Pygocentrus nattereri isolate fPygNat1 chromosome 6, fPygNat1.pri, whole genome shotgun sequence includes the following:
- the LOC119263600 gene encoding interferon-induced very large GTPase 1-like: MWRAVKFENFIFSFQNTLVAHAYDSLCKEFSDWEWSFKRHIYSWLESATIQISNAETSSLQEVEEIVEALNGDAQKEIASQKREMDEKLKTYYKRKDRHHHSTDSESLQSSQQSHLHPKDTVDRVLFQNTGLCTPFTKNLLEYLKDLKKQLEEEIKSSDITETLNSVSVKPQNELFKRIFGCGKQCPFCKAPCEAGGKDHRQHHAAVHRPKGLGRYRYVSTNILCEEICTSSVHGNGSFKNHETDFQPHPYKDYHTYYPNWLIPPDRTIEASDYWKYVLVKYNDKFAEEYIAKPAVYPSVWNNIDKVQALEGLKSAFCIK, translated from the exons ATGTGGAGGGCAGTGAAGTTTGAGAACTTCATTTTCAGCTTCCAAAACACCCTGGTTGCCCATGCCTATGACAGCCTTTGCAAAGAATTTTCAGACTGGGAGTGGTCTTTCAAACGGCACATCTACTCCTGGCTTGAAAGTGCAACAATACAAATATCAAATGCAGAAACCAGCAGCCTGCAGGAAGTGGAAGAGATTGTTGAAGCACTTAATGGAGATGCACAGAAGGAGATTGCCTCCcagaaaagagagatggatgAAAAATTGAAAACATACTACAAAAGGAAAGATCGGCAT CACCACAGTACTGATTCAGAATCTTTGCAAAGCTCTCAGCAAAGTCATCTCCATCCCAAGGACACAGTGGATAGGGTCCTCTTTCAAAACACAGGTCTGTGTACTCCATTCACCAAAAATCTCCTAGAGTATCTGAAAGATTTAAAGAAGCAACTAGAAGAGGAGATAAAGTCATCTGATATCACTGAAACGCTGAACAGTGTGTCTGTCAAACCCCAAAATGAGCTCTTCAAGAGGATCTTTGGTTGTGGAAAGCAGTGTCCCTTCTGCAAAGCACCATGTGAGGCAGGAGGAAAAGACCATCGGCAGCACCATGCAGCTGTGCATCGGCCAAAGGGACTGGGTCGCTACAGATATGTCAGCACTAATATCCTATGTGAGGAGATTTGTACATCTAGTGTACATGGCAATGGGTCTTTTAAAAATCATGAAACAGATTTCCAACCTCATCCTTATAAAGACTATCACACCTACTACCCAAACTGGCTCATTCCACCAGACAGAACTATAGAGGCCTCAGATTACTGGAAGTATGTGCTTGTGAAATACAATGACAAGTTTGCGGAAGAGTATATAGCAAAGCCTGCTGTGTATCCAAGTGTATGGAACAATATTGATAAAGTCCAGGCTCTTGAAGGTCTGAAATCAGCGTTTTGCATTAAATGA
- the LOC108415736 gene encoding up-regulator of cell proliferation-like yields MASVTEDLEMQRHGSGSLQQNVQQHRGSLHAFLHTLGLAEYFPNKILTLRSLQEIKKDSLSDKKDDSLQAIPWAFLRKLLMANTKSRTLDCASENEETNDWFSESNIDISPNTLDLIVALYACADSFLQQEMTLKMSMCQFAVPFLLPCGIQNQCTLMLWALRGVLKEWCPHSMSKSKGFVEESVVCAKIPLVSFVRLRNCSLSKSQVINHLLSESQQHHDFFCHRDMKGGCRPRMIANGMVEMCWYLPGGNTAIDIFPEPVAIANLRGDVGAFETQFAFLTQVSKAMFVFLDKFEEREQKMLVSSQQLNSKLFFVVNYQRDTHPDVKSSIQAVMEALKLTKEDIIVKSQNINMAKLTDMICSTIRKSLSEPSPSLDIESMSRIACEFGISVDELTSKASSSAEQAAQNIIKGIGVREIVVYKKNQLPLQGENWKRLAQIEKEECRLQTAGDTKLEDYKAELQQEKKIIQKTQSKYKITSAMSGFINAVTTNDSIERAFFLKWLGYKLDMRSRKCLSSLRHAFKEHCRQKDKESLAKVDQQLLDSSLGLEHYLREMGHIYEASLGSSKRLDELPKVAAELLQEGFPLELLDGDASSIPEKWINDVLMELHRMVGQKSRLLVLTVLGVQSTGKSTLLNTMFGVQFAVSSGRCTRGAYMLLLTVGEDLRTELSCDYILLIDTEGLKSPDLVQLDNSYEHDNQLATFVIGLSDITIINVAMENFTEMKDILQITVHAFLRMKEIGKKPICHFVHQNVAGVSAHNKLMTERQHLLEHLNEMTQIAATMEKKRGISKFTDVLDYDVELNHWYNTSFMVWHSSNGTC; encoded by the coding sequence gCTCCCTTCATGCATTTTTGCACACACTGGGACTTGCAGAATATTTCCCAAACAAGATCCTTACACTCAGATCCTTACAAGAGATCAAAAAAGACAGCCTGTCTGACAAAAAGGATGATTCACTGCAAGCAATACCGTGGGCTTTTCTGAGGAAACTACTGATGGCTAACACCAAATCAAGGACTTTAGACTGTGCAAGTGAAAACGAGGAAACAAATGACTGGTTTTCTGAGAGCAATATAGACATCAGTCCTAATACCTTAGATCTTATTGTTGCCCTCTATGCCTGTGCAGACAGTTTTCTCCAGCAGGAAATGACCCTTAAGATGTCCATGTGCCAATTTGCAGTACCCTTTCTGTTACCCTGTGGTATACAGAATCAGTGCACTCTTATGTTATGGGCTCTAAGAGGTGTCCTGAAAGAGTGGTGTCCCCATTCAATGTCTAAAAGTAAAGGGTTTGTTGAAGAGAGTGTAGTTTGTGCCAAAATACCTCTGGTGTCGTTTGTCAGGCTGAGAAATTGTAGCTTGTCAAAGTCCCAAGTTATAAACCACTTACTCAGTGAATCCCAGCAGCACCATGATTTCTTTTGTCACCGAGACATGAAAGGAGGATGTCGCCCCAGGATGATTGCTAATGGAATGGTTGAAATGTGCTGGTATCTGCCAGGTGGGAACACGGCCATTGACATCTTCCCTGAGCCAGTGGCCATTGCTAATTTAAGAGGAGATGTTGGTGCATTTGAAACACAATTCGCTTTCCTTACTCAAGTGTCAAAAGCAATGTTTGTTTTCCTGGACAAGTTTGAAGAAAGGGAGCAAAAGATGCTTGTCTcttcacaacaactgaattcaaAACTATTCTTTGTTGTGAATTATCAGAGAGACACACATCCAGATGTGAAGTCATCAATTCAAGCAGTGATGGAAGCCCTGAAGTTGACCAAAGAGGACATCATTGTGAAAAGTCAGAATATCAACATGGCAAAGCTTACAGACATGATCTGTTCTACCATTAGGAAATCCCTCAGTGAGCCTTCTCCATCCTTAGATATTGAGTCCATGTCAAGGATTGCTTGTGAATTTGGAATATCTGTGGATGAACTTACCAGCAAAGCCTCCAGTTCAGCAGAGCAAGCAGCACAGAATATTATCAAAGGCATTGGAGTTCGTGAAATTGTTGTCTATAAGAAGAACCAGCTGCCATTGCAAGGTGAAAACTGGAAAAGACTGGCTCAGATAGAAAAAGAGGAATGCAGGTTACAAACTGCAGGAGATACAAAGCTGGAGGACTACAAAGCAGAACttcagcaagaaaaaaaaatcattcagaaaACACAAAGTAAGTACAAGATCACATCAGCAATGTCAGGGTTTATAAATGCAGTGACAACTAATGACTCCATTGAGAGAGCTTTCTTTCTCAAATGGCTGGGGTACAAGCTGGACATGCGTTCACGTAAGTGCCTGTCATCCCTTCGACATGCTTTTAAAGAGCACTGTCGACAAAAAGATAAAGAGTCCCTAGCCAAAGTAGACCAGCAACTTCTGGACAGCTCTCTTGGCTTAGAACATTACTTGAGAGAGATGGGACATATATATGAGGCTTCACTAGGTTCAAGCAAAAGACTGGATGAACTCCCCAAAGTAGCTGCTGAGCTCCTGCAGGAAGGGTTTCCTCTTGAGCTGCTGGATGGAGATGCATCCAGTATTCCAGAAAAATGGATAAATGATGTTCTGATGGAGCTTCACAGGATGGTTGGACAGAAGAGTCGTCTGTTGGTACTGACAGTGTTAGGGGTTCAAAGCACAGGCAAATCAACACTGCTCAACACCATGTTTGGAGTCCAGTTTGCAGTTAGCAGTGGTCGGTGCACACGTGGAGCTTACATGCTCTTACTGACAGTGGGAGAGGACCTCAGGACAGAGCTGTCATGCGACTATATCCTCTTAATTGATACAGAGGGTTTGAAATCACCAGATCTTGTTCAACTTGATAACAGTTATGAACATGACAATCAACTAGCCACATTCGTGATTGGTCTTAGTGATATAACCATTATCAATGTTGCCATGGAGAACTTCACAGAGATGAAGGATATTTTGCAGATAACAGTGCATGCTTTTTTACGGATGAAGGAAATTGGTAAAAAACCAATTTGTCACTTTGTTCACCAGAATGTTGCTGGTGTATCAGCACATAACAAGTtaatgacagagagacagcatctcctggaacacctgaatgaaATGACACAGATTGCAGCCACaatggagaagaaaagaggTATCAGCAAATTCACTGATGTTTTGGATTATGACGTGGAACTGAATCACTGGTATAATACCAGCTTTATGGTATGGCACTCCTCCAATGGCACCTGTTAA